The Lacerta agilis isolate rLacAgi1 chromosome 5, rLacAgi1.pri, whole genome shotgun sequence genome has a segment encoding these proteins:
- the LOC117046796 gene encoding lipase member M-like, with protein MWLFWGVACLVHQALTSEEFSSRRHQNPQEFMTIPEIIQYWGYPSEEYTILTEDGYYLQANRIPHGIHPSGKTGPKSVALLVPGALCEGRSWIANLPSNSLGFVLADAGYDVWMINNRGTSWSRRHQHVSADQEEFWNFSFHETAVYDIPATINFILQKTKQKGLYYIGHSQGGTLGFIAFSTMPQLAQKVKLFMGLAPAYTMEGIKGLFSIILRLPEELTSLICSNKEYCFFFNELTAIDAKLCSYPGIDKICLQIMSLFQGRNEKNLNVSRADVYLGIYPDFTSVKTIRHWSQVAKTNQFKYFDHGSKNEAVYNMSTPPFYKIEDISVPTAVWSGGHDIVVTTEDTEWLLPRIPHLVFYKNIPDWQHTDFIWGLDAPKRLYKDVLCLMQKFK; from the exons ATGTGGCTGTTTTGGGGAGTGGCCTGCTTAGTCCATCAGGCTCTGACATCTGAAGAATTCAGCAGCAGAAGACATCAGAATCCTCAAGAATTTATGACTATT CCTGAAATCATTCAATATTGGGGATACCCCAGTGAAGAGTATACAATCCTGACAGAGGATGGCTATTACCTGCAGGCAAACAGAATTCCACATGGAATACATCCTTCTGGGAAGACAG GGCCTAAGTCAGTTGCATTATTGGTACCTGGTGCCCTTTGTGAAGGCAGGAGCTGGATTGCAAATCTTCCTAGCAATAGTCTGGGATTTGTTCTAGCAGATGCTGGTTATGATGTCTGGATGATAAATAACAGGGGGACATCCTGGTCTAGAAGACATCAGCACGTCTCAGCAGACCAAGAAGAATTTTGGAATTTCAG CTTTCATGAAACAGCAGTTTACGATATTCCAGCAACCATAAACTTTATTCTGCAGAAAACTAAACAAAAAGGCTTGTATTATATTGGCCATTCCCAGGGAGGTACATTGG gtTTTATTGCCTTTTCAACCATGCCACAGCTTGCTCAAAAGGTTAAACTCTTCATGGGTCTGGCTCCCGCCTACACAATGGAAGGCATTAAGGGACTCTTTTCTATAATTCTACGCCTTCCTGAAGAATTGACAAGC cttaTATGCAGCAATAAAGAATACTGCTTTTTCTTTAACGAACTAACAGCCATCGATGCCAAGTTGTGCAGCTATCCGGGGATTGACAAAATTTGCCTCCAAATCATGTCCTTATTTCAAGGACGCAATGAGAAAAACCTAAATGTG AGTCGAGCAGATGTGTATCTTGGAATTTACCCCGATTTTACTTCTGTAAAAACTATCAGACACTGGAGTCAG GTTGCTAAAACCAACCAATTTAAGTATTTTGATCATGGATCAAAGAATGAAGCTGTCTACAACATG AGTACACCCCCATTTTATAAGATAGAAGATATTAGTGTGCCAACTGCTGTGTGGAGTGGTGGACATGACATTGTTGTAACCACAGAGGATACTGAATGGCTGCTCCCTCGAATCCCTCATTTAGTTTTCTATAAGAATATTCCTGATTGGCAACATACAGATTTTATCTGGGGTCTTGATGCACCAAAACGGTTGTATAAGGATGTGCTTTGTCTGATGCAAAAGTTCAAATAA